Proteins co-encoded in one Granulicella cerasi genomic window:
- a CDS encoding PAS domain S-box protein, which yields MSTTQETEEARLAALEHYALDELPHDPAYDDIARLAAAVTNSPIAYVSVLEPGGVRILGAHGFEPEAEVARDTLPCELTVDADGVYQIPDARRDPDYGMNGIPFAGRSFRFYGGAPVLTPHSISIGCLAVLDTTARRLSPSQIDSLESLSHMVTTRLELSVRVRQRDTATRARQRVETALTMERNFVSAVLDTVGALVVVFDTAGRIVRFNRACEIISGYNSSELLGKYAWERLIPEEDVPSYIESFERIRNGDFPTAYENFWTAADGTRRRISWSATALVDTLGEVAFIIATGIDVTVQRVAESSIRESEAKYRQIVEGSLGMVCTHDLDGVILSINDFGAQLGGRRVEEVIGRPLTSLMDPFYVHEMEQYLKELLRDGESSGLLHLQRPDGSMRVVAYRNRLVEPKDAPRYVLGFGVDITEQIRAEDQLRSLIRQSNSVLESVGDGIYGIDLQGRCTIVNNVAAQMLGYRPEEMIGRNMHELIHHSRVDGTYYPSNECPVEGSLKNRNSMRVANEVFWRKDGSCFPVEYVARPLIEAIDPAISQVETAAANDTLALQSSTGVQITPLHTATSGAPANPRAQARAVGVVVAFTDISERNQLDRMKDEFISTVSHELRTPLTSLRAALGLIGGGALQDRPEKMKQMMDIAIGNTDRLVRLVNDILDLERIGSGKAELHAIQCNISELFDRATQLLQATAHKANVRFRMEPNDVTVWADPDRILQTLTNLLSNAVKFSPAAANLPSEIRLTASYISPDEALIEIEDHGRGIPVDKLQQIFERFKQVDASDSRAMGGTGLGLAICRSIVHQHGGHIWATSVLGEGSTFHFTLPTHPHGHIR from the coding sequence ATGTCGACCACTCAGGAGACCGAGGAAGCCCGCCTCGCAGCGTTGGAGCATTACGCTCTCGACGAGTTGCCACATGACCCTGCCTACGACGATATTGCTCGTCTGGCGGCGGCTGTGACCAACTCACCGATTGCCTACGTCTCTGTGCTCGAACCCGGCGGCGTGCGCATACTGGGCGCACATGGCTTCGAGCCTGAGGCCGAGGTCGCCCGCGACACGCTTCCCTGCGAACTCACCGTCGATGCCGACGGCGTTTATCAGATACCCGACGCGCGTCGTGACCCTGACTACGGCATGAATGGCATCCCGTTCGCCGGCCGCAGCTTCCGCTTCTATGGCGGCGCTCCGGTGCTGACGCCACACTCCATCTCGATCGGCTGCCTTGCGGTGCTGGACACCACGGCACGCCGTCTTTCGCCCTCGCAGATCGACTCGCTCGAGAGCCTCTCTCACATGGTGACGACGCGCCTTGAGCTTTCCGTGCGCGTGCGCCAGCGTGACACCGCCACTCGTGCTCGTCAACGCGTGGAAACAGCGCTCACCATGGAGCGTAACTTCGTTTCGGCCGTGCTCGACACCGTCGGTGCGCTCGTGGTCGTGTTCGACACCGCAGGCCGCATCGTGCGCTTCAACCGCGCCTGCGAAATCATCTCGGGCTATAACTCTTCGGAGCTGCTCGGCAAATATGCCTGGGAGCGCCTGATCCCCGAAGAGGATGTTCCCAGCTATATCGAGAGCTTTGAGCGCATCCGCAACGGCGATTTTCCTACGGCTTACGAAAACTTCTGGACCGCTGCTGACGGCACGCGCCGCCGCATCTCGTGGTCAGCCACTGCGCTCGTCGACACACTCGGCGAGGTCGCCTTCATCATCGCGACGGGCATCGACGTCACCGTGCAGCGCGTGGCCGAGAGCTCCATTCGCGAGTCGGAAGCGAAGTATCGCCAGATCGTCGAAGGCTCGCTGGGCATGGTCTGCACGCACGACCTCGACGGCGTGATCCTCTCGATCAACGACTTCGGTGCGCAGCTCGGCGGTCGCCGCGTGGAAGAGGTCATTGGCCGTCCGCTCACTTCGCTGATGGACCCGTTCTACGTCCACGAGATGGAGCAGTACCTGAAGGAACTGCTGCGCGACGGCGAGTCGTCAGGCCTGCTGCACCTGCAACGTCCTGATGGATCGATGCGCGTGGTGGCCTACCGCAACCGTCTGGTGGAACCGAAGGACGCGCCGCGCTACGTGCTCGGCTTCGGCGTCGACATTACCGAGCAGATCCGCGCAGAGGACCAACTCCGGTCTCTCATCCGCCAGTCGAACTCCGTGCTGGAGTCGGTCGGCGACGGTATCTACGGCATCGACCTCCAGGGGCGCTGCACCATCGTCAACAACGTAGCCGCGCAGATGCTCGGCTACCGCCCTGAAGAAATGATCGGCCGCAACATGCACGAACTAATCCACCACTCGCGTGTTGACGGGACATATTACCCGTCCAACGAGTGCCCGGTTGAAGGCTCCTTGAAAAACAGAAACTCCATGCGCGTCGCCAACGAAGTCTTCTGGCGTAAAGACGGCTCCTGCTTCCCTGTCGAATACGTTGCGCGCCCGCTGATCGAAGCGATCGACCCTGCTATCTCGCAGGTGGAAACCGCTGCGGCGAACGACACGCTCGCGCTGCAGTCGTCCACCGGCGTACAGATTACGCCGCTGCACACGGCCACCTCCGGCGCACCTGCAAACCCGCGCGCGCAGGCACGCGCGGTAGGAGTCGTCGTCGCCTTTACCGATATCTCTGAGCGCAATCAGCTCGACCGCATGAAGGACGAGTTCATCTCCACGGTGTCGCATGAGCTGCGCACACCGCTGACGTCGCTGCGCGCAGCGCTGGGCCTCATCGGCGGCGGCGCGCTGCAGGACCGCCCCGAGAAGATGAAGCAGATGATGGACATCGCCATCGGCAACACCGATCGCCTCGTCCGCCTCGTCAACGACATCCTCGATCTCGAGCGCATCGGCTCCGGTAAGGCAGAGCTCCACGCGATTCAGTGCAACATCTCCGAGCTCTTCGACCGCGCCACGCAGCTACTGCAGGCTACCGCGCACAAGGCCAACGTGCGCTTCCGCATGGAGCCCAATGACGTGACCGTGTGGGCTGACCCCGACCGCATCTTGCAGACGCTGACGAACCTGCTCTCGAACGCAGTGAAGTTCTCGCCCGCAGCGGCGAACCTCCCCAGCGAGATTCGACTGACGGCCAGCTACATCTCGCCTGATGAAGCCCTCATCGAGATCGAAGACCACGGCCGCGGCATTCCCGTGGACAAGCTGCAGCAGATCTTTGAGCGCTTCAAGCAGGTAGACGCCTCCGACTCGCGCGCGATGGGTGGCACAGGCCTCGGCCTCGCCATCTGCCGCTCCATCGTGCACCAGCACGGCGGACACATCTGGGCCACCAGCGTGCTCGGCGAAGGCTCAACCTTCCACTTCACGCTGCCCACGCATCCGCACGGACATATCCGCTAA
- a CDS encoding S1/P1 nuclease encodes MKHLRSLLTVALCAALSAPAWAWGRTGHRLVAEVAWDHMTPEAKAQVQALLGKESMADIASWADAYLAGNRQTMQWHFVNIPPGATYNRDRDCQVQPGVTLGSKADKWRDCVVDRIPYNLERVGDTSLDTADRAVALKFLVHFVGDEHQPYHAYGLGRGANDIPVTFFGEEKSKWGHHELHEVWDDGLIDHAHRDDAQWLAMLEKQIADKHLEAGDGDSVTWATESQAIGGEALVLPGANIDQAYADKYLPVIETRLELAGLRLAKLLNASFAAKKKAATANDDGRP; translated from the coding sequence ATGAAACACCTCCGCTCTCTCCTCACCGTCGCGCTTTGTGCTGCTCTTTCTGCTCCTGCTTGGGCTTGGGGACGAACGGGGCATCGGTTGGTGGCCGAGGTCGCTTGGGACCACATGACGCCCGAGGCCAAAGCGCAGGTGCAGGCGTTGCTGGGCAAGGAGAGCATGGCCGACATCGCTTCGTGGGCCGATGCGTATCTCGCGGGCAATCGCCAGACCATGCAGTGGCACTTCGTGAATATTCCGCCGGGCGCGACCTATAACCGTGATCGCGACTGCCAGGTGCAGCCCGGGGTGACGCTCGGCTCCAAGGCCGACAAGTGGCGCGACTGCGTGGTCGATCGCATTCCCTACAACCTGGAGCGCGTGGGCGATACGTCGCTCGACACCGCCGACCGTGCCGTGGCGCTGAAGTTTCTCGTGCACTTTGTGGGCGATGAGCATCAGCCGTATCACGCGTATGGGCTGGGCCGCGGCGCCAACGATATCCCCGTCACCTTCTTTGGCGAGGAGAAGAGCAAGTGGGGCCATCATGAGCTGCATGAGGTGTGGGACGATGGCCTGATCGACCATGCGCACCGCGACGACGCGCAGTGGCTGGCGATGCTCGAAAAGCAGATCGCCGACAAGCATCTGGAAGCGGGCGACGGCGACTCGGTGACGTGGGCGACGGAGTCGCAGGCGATCGGCGGCGAGGCGCTCGTGCTGCCCGGCGCCAACATCGATCAGGCGTACGCCGACAAGTATCTGCCGGTGATCGAGACGCGGTTGGAGCTTGCGGGGCTGCGGCTCGCCAAGCTGCTCAACGCGAGCTTCGCGGCGAAGAAGAAGGCTGCAACAGCAAATGACGACGGCAGGCCATGA
- the trhO gene encoding oxygen-dependent tRNA uridine(34) hydroxylase TrhO, with protein MPYTVAALYKFVTVEDPAALREALAASFVEGELLGTILIATEGVNGTVAAADPAVIDRLLAFLHERLGLDRAEVKFSSADDAPFGRLKFKVKNAVLTFRGVEVDPNRPGTYVEAADWNALLADPEVLLVDTRNDYEVEAGTFQGAIDPHLTKFSEFVDYTREHLDATKHKKVAMFCTGGIRCEKASAYLLQQGFENVYHLRGGILKYLEDIPTSDSLWQGDCFVFDRRRGVGHDHFEEGE; from the coding sequence ATGCCGTACACCGTCGCTGCCCTCTACAAGTTCGTCACCGTCGAAGACCCCGCCGCTCTGCGCGAAGCGCTGGCCGCGAGCTTCGTCGAAGGCGAGCTGCTGGGCACGATCCTCATCGCCACGGAAGGCGTAAACGGCACAGTCGCTGCAGCGGATCCCGCCGTCATCGATCGCCTGCTCGCGTTCCTGCACGAGCGCCTCGGGCTCGACCGCGCGGAGGTCAAGTTCTCCAGCGCCGACGACGCGCCCTTCGGCCGATTGAAGTTCAAGGTGAAGAACGCGGTGCTCACCTTCCGTGGCGTGGAGGTGGACCCGAACCGCCCCGGCACCTACGTGGAGGCGGCCGACTGGAACGCGCTGCTCGCCGACCCCGAGGTCCTCCTCGTGGACACGCGCAACGACTACGAGGTGGAGGCCGGCACCTTTCAGGGCGCCATCGACCCGCACCTCACCAAGTTCTCGGAGTTCGTCGACTACACACGCGAGCACCTGGACGCGACCAAGCACAAGAAGGTGGCGATGTTCTGCACCGGCGGCATCCGCTGCGAAAAGGCCTCAGCCTACCTGCTGCAACAGGGCTTCGAGAACGTCTACCACCTACGCGGCGGCATCCTGAAATACCTCGAAGACATCCCCACCTCCGACAGCCTCTGGCAAGGCGATTGCTTCGTCTTCGATCGGCGACGCGGTGTGGGACATGATCATTTTGAGGAAGGCGAATAG
- a CDS encoding SRPBCC family protein, translated as MRRVFGWLVVLLIVFVGVVLMLASRKPDSYRVERTTKIHASADKINPLLQDMHHFALWSPWQHLDPNMKETFSGPPVGVGATVAWVGNSKAGEGNMKVLTATPYDTTLDLHFIKPFESDAKVEYQLTPQTDGTQVTWIMSGPLNFMSKVMCVFKNMDAMIGPDFERGLAQMKRVAEDPQQP; from the coding sequence ATGCGTCGAGTGTTTGGTTGGCTGGTGGTTCTGCTGATTGTGTTTGTGGGAGTCGTCCTGATGCTGGCTTCGCGTAAGCCGGATTCATACCGCGTCGAGCGCACGACCAAGATTCACGCGAGCGCGGACAAGATCAATCCGCTGCTGCAGGACATGCATCACTTCGCGCTGTGGTCGCCGTGGCAGCACCTCGACCCGAACATGAAGGAGACGTTCTCCGGTCCGCCGGTCGGCGTGGGAGCGACGGTTGCCTGGGTCGGGAACTCGAAGGCCGGCGAAGGCAACATGAAGGTGCTGACCGCCACGCCGTATGACACGACGCTCGATCTGCACTTCATCAAGCCGTTCGAGAGCGACGCGAAGGTGGAGTATCAGTTGACGCCGCAGACCGACGGCACACAGGTGACGTGGATCATGAGCGGCCCCTTGAACTTCATGTCGAAGGTGATGTGCGTCTTCAAGAACATGGACGCGATGATTGGACCGGACTTTGAACGCGGCCTGGCGCAGATGAAGCGTGTTGCCGAAGACCCGCAGCAGCCTTAG
- a CDS encoding VOC family protein, which produces MSCSIERECIYIDTFATLRHPICMSTPVTPIGPNVRIGHVHLKVANLERAIAFYSGVLGFELTVKYGDSAAFLSAGGYHHHIGLNTWESLNGPPAPMGTTGLYHTAILYPTRAELADALRRVVKAGVGLEGASDHGVSEAIYLRDPDGNGVELYWDRPREQWPLDAQGNLTMFTRPLDLHALIKE; this is translated from the coding sequence ATGTCGTGTTCCATCGAGCGCGAATGTATTTACATTGATACTTTCGCTACGCTGCGGCATCCTATCTGCATGAGCACGCCTGTCACCCCCATCGGTCCCAACGTCCGCATCGGCCACGTCCATTTGAAGGTCGCCAACCTTGAGCGCGCGATCGCGTTTTACTCTGGCGTGCTGGGCTTCGAACTCACGGTGAAGTACGGTGACTCGGCAGCATTTCTTTCGGCGGGCGGCTATCACCATCACATCGGCCTGAACACGTGGGAGAGCCTCAACGGCCCGCCCGCGCCGATGGGGACGACCGGGCTGTATCACACGGCGATCCTCTATCCCACGCGCGCCGAGCTTGCCGACGCGCTGCGCCGCGTGGTGAAAGCTGGCGTCGGCCTTGAAGGCGCCTCCGACCACGGCGTCAGCGAGGCGATCTATCTCCGCGACCCCGACGGCAACGGCGTCGAGCTCTACTGGGACCGCCCGCGCGAGCAGTGGCCGCTTGACGCCCAGGGCAACCTGACGATGTTCACCCGTCCGCTCGACCTGCACGCTTTGATCAAAGAGTAG
- a CDS encoding RcnB family protein, translating into MKLTKTSSFVLSAMLAVAPFAALAQGPGHDDHGGGHDDHGGNHGGYVQHNDWKKGGHIQQNDWNRGAQVDYRSHHLSAPPRGYQWRQVDGNYVLAAAATGVIASVIVASAAR; encoded by the coding sequence ATGAAACTCACGAAGACCTCTAGCTTTGTACTTTCCGCGATGCTGGCTGTCGCACCGTTTGCTGCGTTGGCGCAAGGCCCCGGTCACGACGACCACGGCGGCGGCCATGACGATCACGGCGGCAACCACGGTGGTTACGTGCAGCACAATGATTGGAAGAAGGGCGGCCACATCCAGCAGAACGACTGGAACCGCGGGGCACAGGTGGACTACCGCTCGCACCATCTCTCGGCTCCGCCGCGCGGATACCAGTGGCGTCAGGTGGACGGCAACTACGTCCTCGCTGCAGCAGCCACCGGCGTCATCGCAAGCGTGATCGTAGCTTCGGCCGCACGCTAA
- a CDS encoding BPSS1187 family protein: protein MRSALASLTLTLALACGLSAVAQELIKPSDTGIRSSFDAPNVVLRPKHLEGAPILLWMPGTNGEPSFTVPFLKTIAAQGYRVIGMEYDDTPAVSQICPRIPDSNCAAAFRSMRVYGPNLHGGPSADTKASPVENPVQESISARLVALLHELDKRHPNEGWAEYLDGEQPKWSRIAVSGQSQGAGMAAFIAKQHEVPRVILFSSPLDFQGNLRNPRFAPWLRDKSVTPLDRWYAVRNSREPFNDALTKSYPLLGVPADHIRVFSLDLPPQANAANPMVYHGINIHDMRYLPEWQFLFGNVNPN, encoded by the coding sequence ATGCGATCTGCGCTGGCTTCTCTCACTCTAACGCTCGCCCTCGCCTGCGGCCTTTCCGCCGTTGCGCAGGAGCTGATCAAGCCTTCCGACACCGGCATCCGCTCCAGCTTCGACGCGCCGAACGTAGTGCTTCGCCCGAAGCATCTCGAAGGAGCGCCGATCCTGCTCTGGATGCCGGGCACGAACGGCGAGCCGTCGTTCACCGTGCCGTTTCTGAAGACGATCGCCGCGCAAGGTTATCGCGTCATCGGCATGGAGTACGACGACACCCCAGCCGTCTCGCAAATCTGCCCCCGCATCCCGGACTCAAACTGCGCAGCGGCCTTCCGCTCGATGCGCGTCTATGGACCTAACCTCCACGGGGGACCGAGCGCTGACACCAAGGCCTCGCCCGTCGAGAACCCTGTGCAGGAGAGCATTTCTGCGCGCCTCGTCGCGCTGCTGCATGAGCTCGACAAGCGCCACCCCAACGAAGGCTGGGCCGAGTACCTCGACGGCGAGCAGCCGAAGTGGTCGCGCATCGCTGTCTCCGGGCAGTCGCAGGGCGCGGGCATGGCGGCGTTCATCGCCAAGCAGCACGAGGTGCCACGCGTCATCCTCTTCTCCAGCCCGCTCGACTTCCAGGGCAACCTGCGCAATCCGCGCTTCGCTCCCTGGCTACGCGACAAGAGCGTCACGCCGCTCGACCGCTGGTACGCCGTGCGCAACTCGCGCGAGCCCTTCAACGACGCGCTCACCAAAAGCTATCCCCTGCTCGGCGTACCGGCCGACCATATCCGCGTCTTCTCGCTTGATCTGCCTCCGCAGGCCAACGCCGCAAACCCGATGGTCTACCACGGCATCAACATCCACGACATGCGCTACCTGCCTGAGTGGCAGTTCCTCTTCGGCAACGTCAACCCGAACTGA